A single window of Eleginops maclovinus isolate JMC-PN-2008 ecotype Puerto Natales chromosome 19, JC_Emac_rtc_rv5, whole genome shotgun sequence DNA harbors:
- the tonsl gene encoding LOW QUALITY PROTEIN: tonsoku-like protein (The sequence of the model RefSeq protein was modified relative to this genomic sequence to represent the inferred CDS: inserted 1 base in 1 codon), whose amino-acid sequence MSSLREIKQLQKAKSKVQNSNNIREEANICNLLGELLSKNGDYEAAIREHQQELSLSEALNDVIGRAVANRKIGECYAEMGNIEAALKHQRRHLDLARSVSDHAEEQRALATIGRTYLFRYESDQSRDSLEQAEEAFKKSLSIVDDCLEGTVPQREISEMKARLFLNLGLVCDHLGEPKRCSEFIRRSVFIAERSQLLEDLYRANYNLGNIYFRHGQHSNSVRCLEQAKECARKIKEKFSESDCFHCIGKVQLSLGDFVAARRSLKKALLLGXQQPLEKQAVKKAFRYADQGCKLEEELGEDQGNELTSHHSVGLAEQLGDLYCKVGCYRKALDAYQSQLKGAEALGKPARELAVIYVSLAATYTDLRQYSKAEEHYRQELALRQGSATEECSTWLNIAMAQEESGCALEETDSSYSSALRMADQSAQARLQKRVLRLWLASQGRRGSSQAEDTEARLQELCAAEGWSPDGSDGEEGEEEEMDNSEPLDDSDVILSESDDDLEGYDKMVSGRRKALRWNKRNEKGETSLHRACIDGNLKQAQYLMEQGHPVNTRDYCGWTPLHEASNHGHYEIVALLLEHGANVNDPGGPLCEGVTPLHDALTCGNFRVGRLLVERGASVTQCNSKGNTPMETLRHWQRTYSRELDQETKQECIATERLLRKALAGEVAAAPAPAKPFDALQDSQLFDAENSEPLQSSGGGCSSSQSRPRTNRNSEVAAAPASPKRWQSNGSTLRHRARGTEAAVLYGNNFSSSDDSDPEYTVSPPCAARPRPCFTAAPSQKEVPANKEASSIPNSGRETLREAPVPYVFQRDEYHSAIRGLGSAKTLIQGLTQPQFSSTPAVSSSSKSALVPEEEYLADKWLEDDLGELQPKKKRRLRVDQNGTRGEDSVLSSAARSQNRLFNSDSSRASSVPSSSSRSLSLKRNGSQKPHQVKMTQLPGMIRLGRREVNRSHSPTVTDDEDMRPETPPPPHIHMQPPTHTLAAPLPTSLPPPIRMRVRVQEDVFLIPVPQSEADSCTVSWLCEQAAQRYYQKCGLLPRLSLQKEGALLCPQDQLMAVLHTNEEVLAEVCSWDLPPLPQRYKKACNSLAVEENKRVTHLCEVQDGSSSVSVCGLSLPHSSLNPLLRALKLQASLTELCISGNRLHDNLLPELVATTITMPRLRLLDISANAFTGEGLEKAVNALKGQCHPAFPVKSELNLSMNQLGDAVSESLSCLLSCCPLLAKLSLQACGLTARFLQQHRLLLANALRGTGHLKSVCLSHNALGSTGFELVLKTLPLHCLTHLDLSAVRRGPADYPALEHLANILSQEGCSLTHLSLAANGLTDSSVAALARCLPSCPTLVNLNLSGNPSVTSAGLNNILISLREACRPLSLLNLQGCEVCGPWDNASLDGLSDLVQDLRICSQGLNKLDRQALKQHWDSSRSPGRFIDRNTKCLLSAAASS is encoded by the exons ATGAGCTCTTTACGGGAGATAAAAC agctgcagaaagcCAAAAGCAAAGTGcagaacagcaacaacattaGAGAGGAAGCAAACATCTGCAATCTGCTGGGAGAACTGCTCTCCAAAAATG GTGATTATGAGGCTGCTATTAGGGAGCATCAGCAGGAGCTATCCCTCTCTGAGGCGCTTAACGATGTGATTGGACGAGCTGTGGCCAATCGTAAGATAGGAGAGTGCTATGCTGAGATGGGAAACATTGAGGCTGCTTTGAAA CACCAGCGACGTCACCTGGACCTGGCTCGCTCTGTCAGTGATCATGCTGAGGAGCAGAGGGCACTTGCCACTATTGGTCGAACCTACCTCTTCCGTTATGAATCGGACCAATCGAGAGACAGTTTGGAACAGGCAGAGGAGGCCTTCAAGAAGAGCCTGTCCATTGTGGATGACTGTCTAGAAG GGACTGTGCCACAGCGAGAGATTAGTGAGATGAAAGCGCGTCTCTTCCTCAATCTTGGACTGGTCTGTGATCATCTAGGGGAGCCCAAGCGTTGCAGCGAGTTTATCCGACGAAGTGTCTTCATTGCAGA GAGGAGTCAGCTGCTGGAGGATCTCTACCGTGCAAACTACAACCTGGGCAACATTTACTTCCGTCACGGTCAACACTCGAATTCTGTGCGCTGCCTTGAACAGGCCAAAGAGTGCGCCAGGAAGATCAAGGAGAAGTTTAGTGAGAGCGATTGCTTTCACTGCATCGGCAAG GTGCAGCTTTCTCTGGGTGATTTTGTAGCAGCTCGACGATCTTTGAAGAAAGCTCTCCTTCTGG TCCAGCAGCCATTGGAGAAGCAGGCAGTGAAGAAAGCTTTCAGATATG CGGATCAGGGCTGTAAACTGGAGGAAGAGTTGGGGGAGGATCAGGGCAACGAACTTACCTCCCATCATTCCGTGGGGCTGGCAGAGCAGCTGGGGGACCTTTACTGCAAGGTTGGCTGCTACAGAAAAGCTCTGGATGCATATCAATCTCAG CTAAAGGGCGCTGAGGCGTTGGGAAAGCCTGCCAGGGAGCTGGCTGTCATCTACGTGTCTCTGGCTGCGACCTACACAGACCTGAGACAGTACAGCAAGGCGGAGGAGCACTACAGGCAGGAGCTGGCTCTACGGCAGGGCAGCGCTACTGAG GAGTGTAGCACTTGGCTGAACATCGCTATGGCTCAGGAGGAGAGCGGCTGTGCGTTGGAGGAAACAGACAGCAGCTACAGTTCAGCCTTGCGCATGGCTGACCAGTCTGCTCAGGCCAGACTGCAG AAACGCGTGTTGAGGCTCTGGCTGGCGTCCCAGGGACGCCGTGGCTCATCGCAGGCAGAGGACACTGAGGCGAGGCTACAGgagctctgtgctgctgagggctGGAGTCCAGATGGGAGTGACGGTGAGgagggtgaagaggaggaaatggaTAACAGTGAGCCACTGGATGACAGCGATGTCATTCTCTCAGAATCAG ATGATGATTTAGAGGGATATGACAAGATGGTGTCCGGAAGGAGGAAGGCATTAAGG TGGAACAAGAGGAACGAGAAGGGTGAGACATCTCTGCACAGAGCGTGTATAGACGGAAACCTGAAGCAGGCCCAGTATCTGATGGAACAG GGTCACCCGGTGAACACCAGAGACTATTGTGGCTGGACTCCCCTTCATGAGGCCTCCAACCACGGTCACTATG AAATCGTAGCCTTGCTTCTGGAGCACGGCGCTAACGTCAATGATCCCGGCGGCCCCTTATGTGAGGGAGTGACTCCTCTCCACGATGCGCTCACGTGTGGAAATTTCAGAGTTGGTAGACTCTTGGTGGAGAGAGGGGCTTCTGTCACCCAGTGCAACTCCAAG GGCAACACCCCCATGGAAACCCTGCGTCACTGGCAGAGGACGTACAGCAGGGAGTTGGACCAGGAGACCAAGCAAGAGTGCATCGCTACAGAGAGACTGCTGAGGAAGGCGCTTGCAGGGGAAG TGGCTGCTGCTCCGGCCCCAGCCAAGCCTTTCGATGCCCTGCAGGACAGCCAGCTGTTTGATGCTGAGAACTCAGAGCCGCTGCAGTCCTCTGGGGGGGGCTGTTCCTCCAGCCAAAGCCGACCCAGAACAAATAGGAACTCGGAGGTGGCTGCAGCACCTGCCAGCCCCAAACGGTGGCAGAGCAACGGCTCAACACTGCGGCACAGAGCCAGAGGAACAGAGGCTGCTGTTCTCTATGGG AATAACTTCAGCTCCTCAGACGACAGCGACCCTGAATACACAGTAAGTCCTCCCTGTGCCGCCCGCCCTCGACCCTGTTTCACTGCAGCCCCGAGTCAAAAGGAAGTCCCTGCAAACAAGGAAGCCAGCTCAATCCCCAACTCGGGCCGAGAAACTCTCAGGGAGGCTCCTGTGCCGTATGTTTTTCAACGAGATGAGTACCACAGTGCCATTCGAGGCCTAGGCAGTGCCAAAACTCTCATCCAGGGTCTGACGCAGCCTCAGTTCTCCAGCACGCCAGCTGTTTCATCCAGCAGCAAATCGGCCCTAGTTCCTGAAGAGGAGTATCTAGCTGACAAGTGGCTGGAGGATGATTTGGGGGAACTCCAGccgaagaagaagaggaggctcCGGGTGGATCAAAATGGgacgagaggagaggacagTGTCTTGTCTTCAGCAGCAAGGAGTCAAAACAGGCTCTTTAACTCTGACTCCAGCAGAg CTTCTTCAGTTCCTTCGTCCTCCAGCAGGAGTCTCTCTCTGAAAAGGAACGGCTCTCAGAAGCCTCATCAGGTGAAGATGACTCAGTTGCCAGGGATGATTCGTTTAGGCAGACGAGAGGTCAACAGGTCACACAGCCCCACCGTAACCGACGATGAGGACATGAGACCTGAGACGCCACCACctccacacatacacatgcag CCTCCAACTCACACTCTAGCTGCCCCCCTGCCTACATCACTGCCTCCACCAATCAGAATGAGGGTCAGAGTTCAGGAAGATGTTTTCCTCATCCCAGTTCCTCAAAG TGAGGCGGACTCGTGCACGGTGTCATGGCTCTGTGAGCAAGCGGCTCAGCGTTATTACCAGAAGTGTGGACTCCTGCCTCGCCTCTCGTTGCAGAAGGAAGGTGCTCTGCTCTGCCCTCAGGACCAGCTGATGGCTGTCCTGCACACCAACGAGGAG gTTCTGGCTGAAGTTTGCTCCTGggatcttcctcctctcccccagCGATACAAGAAGGCTTGCAACAGCCTGGCAGTGG aGGAGAACAAGCGTGTGACCCATCTGTGTGAGGTGCAGGATGGGAGCTCCTCTGTGTCCGTGTGCGGCCTCAGCTTGCCGCACTCCTCCCTCAACCCGCTCCTTCGCGCCCTCAAACTGCAGGCCAGCCTCACGGAGCTGTGCATATCCGGCAACCGTCTCCATGACAACCTTCTCCCTGAGCTGGTTGCCACAACAATCACCATGCCTCGCCTTCGCCTGCTGGACATTTCTGCGAACGCCTTTACAGGGGAAGGGCTGGAGAAGGCGGTGAATgccttaaagggacagtgtcATCCTGCGTTCCCGGTAAAGAGCG AGCTCAACCTCAGTATGAACCAGCTGGGTGACGCCGTGTCCGAGTCTCTGTCCTGCTTGCTGTCCTGCTGTCCTCTGTTAGCCAAGCTGTCTCTGCAGGCCTGCGGCCTCACCGCACGCTTCCTCCAGCAGCATCGCCTGCTGCTGGCCAACGCTCTCAGAG GAACGGGCCACCTGAAATCAGTGTGtctttcccacaatgcactgggCTCCACTGGCTTTGAGCTGGTGTTGAAGACTTTGCCTCTCCACTGTCTCACACACTTGGACCTGTCTGCCGTCCGAAGGGGTCCGGCTGATTACCCGGCACTGGAACACCTCGCTAACATCCTGtcgcag GAGGGGTGTTCACTGACCCATCTGAGTCTGGCAGCAAACGGGTTGACTGACAGCAGTGTAGCTGCTTtggccag GTGCCTGCCTTCATGTCCAACTCTGGTGAACCTGAACTTATCAGGAAATCCGTCTGTTACTTCAGCAGGACTTAACAACATCCTCATCTCTCTCAGAGAGGCCTGTCGACCTTTGAGCCTTCTCAACCTTCAAG